From Macaca mulatta isolate MMU2019108-1 chromosome 1, T2T-MMU8v2.0, whole genome shotgun sequence, the proteins below share one genomic window:
- the SELE gene encoding E-selectin produces the protein MIASQFLSALTLVLLIKESGAWSYNTSTEAMTYDEASAYCQQRYTHLVAIQNKEEIEYLNSILSYSPSYYWIGIRKVNNVWVWVGTQKPLTEEAKNWAPGEPNNRQKDEDCVEIYIKRDKDVGMWNDERCSKKKLALCYTAACTNTSCSGHGECVETINNYTCKCDPGFSGLECEQIVNCTALESPEHGSLVCSHPLGNFSYSSSCSVSCDRGYLPSSVETTQCMSSGEWSAPIPACKVVECDAVTNPANGFVECFQNPGSFPWNTTCTFDCEEGFELMGAQSLQCTSSGNWDNEKPTCKAVTCRAIRQPQNGSVRCSHSPAGEFTFKSSCNFTCEEGFMLQGAAQVECTTQGQWTQQVPVCEAFQCTALSNPERGYMNCLPSASGSFRNGSSCEFSCEQGFVLKGSKRLQCGPTGEWDNEKPTCEAVTCDAVHQPQRGLVRCAHSPIGEFTYKSSCAFSCEEGFELHGSTQLECTSQGQWTEEVPSCQVVKCSSLAVLEKINMSCSGEPVFGTVCNFACPEGWRLNGSAAMTCGATGHWSGMLPTCEAPTESNTPLVAGLSAAGLSLLTLAPFLLWLRKWFRKAKKFVPASSCQSLESDGSYQKPSYIL, from the exons TGCTTCTCATTAAAGAGAGTGGAGCCTGGTCTTACAACACCTCCACAGAAGCTATGACTTATGATGAGGCCAGTGCTTATTGCCAGCAAAGGTACACGCATCTGGTTGCAATTCAAAACAAAGAAGAGATTGAGTACCTAAACTCCATATTGAGCTATTCACCAAGTTATTACTGGATTGGAATCAGAAAAGTCAACAATGTGTGGGTCTGGGTAGGAACCCAGAAACCTCTGACGGAAGAAGCCAAGAACTGGGCTCCAGGTGAACCCAACAATAGGCAAAAAGATGAGGACTGCGTGGAGATCTACATCAAGAGAGACAAAGATGTGGGCATGTGGAATGACGAGCGGTGCAGCAAGAAGAAGCTTGCCCTGTGCTACACAG CTGCCTGTACCAATACATCCTGCAGTGGCCACGGTGAATGTGTAGAGACCATCAATAATTACACTTGCAAGTGTGACCCTGGCTTCAGTGGACTCGAGTGTGAGCAAA TTGTGAACTGTACAGCCCTGGAATCCCCTGAGCATGGAAGCCTAGTTTGCAGTCACCCACTGGGAAACTTCAGCTACAGTTCTTCCTGCTCTGTCAGCTGTGATAGGGGCTACCTGCCAAGCAGCGTGGAGACCACGCAGTGTATGTCCTCTGGAGAATGGAGTGCTCCTATTCCAGCCTGCAAGG TGGTTGAGTGTGATGCTGTGACAAATCCAGCCAATGGGTTTGTGGAATGTTTCCAAAACCCTGGAAGTTTCCCATGGAACACAACCTGTACATTTGACTGTGAAGAAGGATTTGAACTAATGGGAGCCCAGAGCCTTCAGTGTACCTCATCTGGGAATTGGGACAATGAGAAGCCAACGTGTAAAG CCGTGACATGCAGGGCCATCCGCCAGCCTCAGAATGGCTCTGTGAGGTGCAGCCATTCCCCTGCTGGAGAGTTCACCTTCAAATCATCCTGCAACTTCACCTGTGAAGAAGGCTTCATGTTGCAGGGAGCAGCCCAGGTTGAATGCACCACTCAAGGGCAGTGGACACAGCAAGTCCCAGTTTGCGAAG CTTTCCAGTGCACAGCCTTGTCCAACCCCGAGCGCGGCTACATGAATTGTCTTCCTAGCGCTTCTGGCAGTTTCCGTAATGGGTCCAGCTGTGAGTTTTCCTGTGAGCAGGGATTTGTGTTGAAGGGATCCAAAAGGCTCCAATGTGGCCCCACAGGGGAGTGGGACAATGAGAAGCCCACATGTGAAG CTGTGACATGTGATGCTGTCCACCAGCCCCAGAGGGGCTTGGTGAGGTGTGCTCATTCTCCTATTGGAGAATTCACCTACAAGTCCTCTTGTGCCTTCAGCTGTGAGGAAGGATTTGAATTACACGGATCAACTCAACTTGAGTGCACATCTCAGGGACAATGGACAGAAGAGGTTCCTTCCTGCCAAG TGGTAAAATGTTCAAGCCTAGCAGTTCTGGAAAAGATCAACATGAGCTGCAGTGGGGAGCCCGTGTTTGGCACTGTGTGCAACTTTGCATGTCCTGAAGGATGGAGGCTCAATGGCTCTGCAGCAATGACATGTGGTGCCACAGGACACTGGTCTGGGATGCTGCCTACCTGTGAAG CTCCCACTGAGTCCAACACTCCCTTGGTAGCTGGACTTTCTGCTGCTGGACTCTCCCTCCTGACATTAGCTCCATTTCTCCTCTGGCTTCGGAAATGGTTTCGGAAAG CAAAGAAATTTGTTCCTGCCAG CAGCTGCCAAAGTCTTGAATCAGATGGAAGCTACCAAAAGCCTTCTTACATCCTTTAA